TGTTAATAAATTCATCAAACAATTTCTGTCTAAAGGTACTACAGACATTTCAACACACAACTCTTTCCAGAATCTCAACCTACAATTCCAGAAAAGAACTCGGCAACATATTCTGGAAGAATTTTCCAAAATCTTGATTCTGCAGAATCCTGTGTGAAAAGAACTGGGCCTAAGTAGAATTCACACCCCTCCCAAGTGTGAAAAAAAGTTCACACCCCTCCATGTCTGGTTTAGAGAGACGTTCCTCGTATTGGTTGTCTGATAACATCGGATATATTGTCAATTAATATGCCTTCTGAAGCACGCAATAATTGTTTTATCTATCTAGTTTGCCCTAGTTAACATTCGCTCTTCATCTTCGACGAAGGCCACATCGCAAAGCTTAGGGTTTGCAAAAGTAGGCCTTATGCCGACCACATTGGGATGGCTATGCAAAATGTTGAATGTGGTAGGGAACCCTAAACAACACCTCGCCCTTTTCAAAACTAGGGTTTGCGATAATAGAGGGTCTACACCTAGCCTCATAGGCTTGGTTGTAAGGACATGGTCAGAGTAGGAAGACAATAGTCAGGCCAACCTGGCAAAGATGATATATAGAAAGAAAAATGTTAACATGCCATCTAAATAATCAAATTTGGGACGAGAGGCATGTGCAGGTAGGGCGGAGAGGATTCACGCCTCAGTTTTCTGCAAAAGGGCAGTTTGCATTCTCTTTCCAGCTTATAGCAAAAACAGCATATAATTTCATCTTATTACTTGTGTTGTCACTATAATAGGCAGATCAAGATTCTTATATAATGATTTGATGCTAAAGCAAAGACGATTCTGCGAATGCACCTCAAAAGAGTGATTGCTCCACAACACAGCACATGTTGCTCTGTTATATTTTTACACAATTGCAACCACAGGTTTTACTTGGTAGCAAACAAGAAGCCTCCCGCCAGGTACACGCAAAGGTACCGTAAGGATTGTCTTCGCAATTTTACTTGTCGTGTTGTCTTCGTAGCAATGTCACTGAAAAACATACGTCAATAAGTTGCTTGGAAACTCCAGTAATTCAACAATTGGTAGAAAAACTGGTCATCCAGTTACCTATTTACCTATACCTCTCAAACTTTCATAAAATGTCATGTTTAATCCACCGGTACCACAAAATACCACACCCTGTTGTACAAAGTGTACAGCAGTTCTAATTATGCAAATGGATGCCGTTGTTAAACCAGTAGCAGAAGCATTGAGTTTATGCAGGAGACAAGTAGTTAAGCATGCAGATAACATCCATAAGTACATAAAGTAAATTCCAATTGTCTTAAGAGCAACCATATATACGAATAGACAGTGCAATGGGATCCAATGCCAGATGAACTGTAACGAAAATTGATCTATGAAACTGCCTCAAAATGAATACTAATACGGCATACAGAGGACAGGAACAACTATTAGTTTTTGCATACTATGTGTTATCTATCAAATAAGATAATCAATGTTCCACTATGTACATGATAATTGATAAGAGTAAATTCCAGTTTTTACCCCTTGTTTTTACATGTTTTAACAAGAATTTCCCCATTTAACGGATTTCCATCTGTTTTACTTCATTCAACGAATTGTGCCACATTCTAAACATTCTATTTTTGATGATGTTCTGTCAAGTCGGTCATCTATTAAGACACACATGGTGCGCAACGTAGACAGATTTTTTCCTGTTTCTGCATCTGCTCACTCGCCCGCCCGGTCCATCATAAAAAAAATGAGATTCAGAAGTTGTGGGCATTCTTGGAACAAATCATCAATACCGAGATTCACAAGTTCTCAGACTCGTAGTAAATCAAACCCAACCTGCTCACAGATACGTACTAGAAGAAGAAACTTGCTTAAGGAAAAAAATGGATAACTCTAAAAACAATACTATACTAAAAGAACAGGCATGATAAATGTCATATACATTAGAGTTCCCCATTTTCTAAGGAATCGGTGCAAGTTTGATGAAAGTCAGCAAGCAATGGACGTAATAAATAGATGTGGTATTTAATACATATAAGATTATTAGTTTATTACTGATATCCGTGATAAGTACCAAAGTATTTAGTCCTAGAGGGGAAGATAATCAAATACATGGAACAAAAGCAAGCATTCACACTAAATGCCTACAGTCACATAAAGATTAAATATCTATCCATCTTCAGGCATAGAGGAATCAGTTAGCATACCTGGGATTCCAGACAGCAGGTGAGAATCTAGGTAGGAGCAGTCTTGGAATGAACAACTTTTAGAAGGAATTGCTGATGAAGTGCCAATCTACGCAATTTCGCTCACAACATGGCAGCATCATACCCAAAACCATTATTATCACTTTATCAGCAACCGTTAGTGAAACAAAATAAGAAGGCGACATAATAAAAAGCATAAATTGTCATTCTGGATACAACATTTTTGACTCCTTTCCATAAATACAGTTGGAGATATGTTTGCTACAGATAGTACACAGATGTTCATCTATAACATACTTGGACTATACCACAATGATCTAATACATCTTAGCTACAGTAACAAAATAAATACTATCATCAACAAACTACAAAATCTACACGAACATAGTTGACCACCACAAAGGTAAGAAACTTCGCTACAGATAAAAATAGATAATTCACGTGCGGGCTCTTTGCCCATAAAAGAACAATATATTGGTGGTTGCCTTATTTTTGGAGCATTTCTTCAGAGACCAAAGTTACATAGTGTGAGGAACTCCATTTCAGTGTCTACATGCTTGGTCCACAGTGCCTTGTACTGGTTGAAAGCAACATCAAGCCATGGCTTCATATTTCCATTAAAGTGTATCACTGCAGCACCACGGATAACCTCAGGGCTGATGCTTGGATTATATCCAAGACCCATCACATGCCATGACTTATCAAGTGGCTTGGTATTGCCATAGAATGTCATCAGCCCTGCTGGTAGAACAGATGTTGGATCCCAGAGTGCACCATCCACATTCTGCCATGAGAATATTGAGTCATATAGTCACACATATATCAATGCTTTGGTGAGGTACACAGAACTGTGTATGCTATTATGATGCAAAAATTAGCAAGTGAGGGCATCATTTGTAAAATTATTTACAGGCATTACATATGTGGCATATTTGAACTCAGTGGTATATTTCAAGAATAATGCCTAAGCATAAATTGCACATACTGTTTCTATTAGCTTAGTGGTTGTAGATTTGGCCATCATATATAAATGCTTAGGGCTAAGAAAACAAAAATCAATTGCATAATACCCAAGTTTCACTTAGGAACTTTTCTGGGCAACATGTTGTAATTGTCATGAAGTCGACAGTCAAGGCCATACCACATACAACATCTACCATTAGTCCATTATAAACAAAATAATTGACAGGGCATCATTTAGACTTTATATTTTGCATATTCTGAGAAAATGAATGAAACAAGAAGGAAAATAAGGTAATGGCACATATTTAGGTATTCTAAAGAAAAAAGTACTATCATGAGATTCTCAAAGAGAAGAAAAAACATCATCCAGCCCATTAATTTGGTAAGCCTTAATTACAAACTCATAATCAAAGATATCCTACATTTGAACTAAAAATAAGGCATCCCTAACCACTCCTATTAATATGTACTTAGACAAGCGTGAGCACATCCATTGAATGTTATCTGATACCTATACAATCTGAAAAGATCAGTGAGTATTGTAGCCACAAGATGGTAAAGTACTAACTTGCGGAAATTTTGAGTTGTGAAACATTACAGGCAGCCTATGCTATATAAGATCACGTTGTGCAAATGCAAAGGCCAGTCCATCTAGTTGTGGAACATTTATGTATCATATGTGGTCAATGTTGAGCTTAATGGAGTTGTTTCCCAAGAGTTCCTTCCAAAACATTTTACCAAGATAAATGATGTTTGGGAACGAAACTACTATACTTAATGCTCACTCAAGAAATTCAAGGGAAACGAAGGTGCCAAATCCCATGATGAGCATAATGACAGTGGCAAAGAAACTTAAGTAGGACTTGCACCTAAGTTGGTGAAATTGTTAAATTACCACAATACATGACACCTATCAGACACCAAACATAACAAATAACTGATGCAACCACAGATAAATGTAAGGTATCATAATAGTGAATGTTGCAAGTTGTAACAAAAGATTGCCGCAGCTCACCAGCTCCATGTATTGATGAAACAAATCGGTGCAGCCATCCCGTCGCCATGCCTCGAGATCAAATACATTGACCCCATACTCCCACGCACAGGCACTGGGACTAAACCTGTCACGCACTATGGCCTGCGTGAAGTTGAGATACTTCCTGTACCTCCTGAACCCCCCGAAGCACATCTCCACGGCGCCATTCACCTTCCCATCCAAGTCGACATGCCAAAGGGCCGCCAAATCCTTCTGCACCACCACATCATCTTCCAAGAGCACTACCCTCTGCAGCGCCGGGAACATGTCCGGGAGGTAGAATCTCAGGTAATCGACCAACGTCACGTCCCTCTTGCCGGCCTCAATCTGCCTGAACACCGGCGAGGATGAGGCGTTGAGGAACGGGAAGTCGGAGTAGGCGATGAGCTGGACGTGCACGCcaagcggcggcgggcggcgcgcgaACCAGACGCGGAATGCAGGCAGGTACATGGGCGCGGTGACCACGTGGAAGACGTGGCGCGAGGGGTCAGCGGCGGCGCGCGTCGCGGAGGCAATCACGACGGAGACGGCGAGGACGTTGTCGGAGAAGATGGCGTAGTGGTAGAGCGAGGGGTCCTCGAACGCGGGGGACGGGTCGGGGTCGTCGGCGAAGGCGGAGGACTTGGCGAGGCGGGCCTCAAGGAGGCGCATGGCGAGGCAATGCAGGGACTTGGGGGTGGAGCCGGCGGCGATGCGGGAGGACATGCGGCCGGCGCGGCGGGAGCGGGCGAGCTGCTCGCCGACGGCGAAGACGGTGTCGGAGAGCTTCTGGATCTTGGACTGCGTGTCGAAGCCCTCCTTGgagtcggcggcgaggaggcgggcGTGCTTGATGCGCTCGCGGGCCTCCTTCTCGAGGGGCCTGCGGGCGTCCTCCGGGAGGGGGCCGCGGGAGGCGAGGCGGGAGGAGAGCGCGGAGAGGTCGGAGGAGAGGGCGGAGAAGGAGAGCGACTGCGCGGCCGAGGCCTCCTTGAGCTTGCGCGCGTGGGCGGCGTAGGCGGCCAGGACGGCCGCGTGGTCAGCGGCGTGGCGGCGGATGGCGGCGAGGCGGGACGGCGGGGACGATGCCGAGgagcgggaggaggcggcggcgggggcggagGAGAGGAGGAATGCGAGGGACGCCAGGAGGAGGAGCGTCAGCAGGGCGGCGAACGCGGCCCGGCGCGGCGCGGACGGCCGGAACGGGCGGCCGCCGGCCATCGGGTGGAGTGGGGGGGACTGGGGAGTAGCCGAGTAGGGGGGAGTGGAGTGGGTAGTGCGCCGCGGATCTGAGCTGTGGCGAAATGGAGACGGACGGGTGGGACCCAGGGATGGCGTGGGCCCAGATGTCAGTGCGTAGGCTTGTCGGTGAGGTTATTCATCACCGGGGAGGGTTGCTGGGGTTTTAATGCGTTGGGCCCAGTAGCAGTGGCATAGTAGCGGCGGTGACGTGGACTCTTTGCTTTTGGTTTGCCTAGCCACCGGATAAACGGGAGCTGTCGCCTGCCATCAATGACATGTGGGACTCATTAGTGGTGAGCCCACATGACATTTTTAGGGTGTGATGTGTCCAAGTGAGAAGAGGCTTGCCGGACTGGACAAATCCAGCCAGCCTGGCTAGATTTAGGACATGCTGATATTCCAGTATCACCTGTTAATTTTGATCAGAGAAAAGGGTTTAAAATTTAGTGTCGACAGACTCGGCAAAATTTTGAACATGTAGTTTTGTTTTTCTTTAGGCCTCTGTGCTTTAGTTGCAGTGGATTATCGGCTTAACAGTTTGGTCTTTGAACATGCTTGGATGATGTTGGTTTTGTTCTCTGGTTTCATTTTATAAAATGGAACCGGGGGCTTTTGCCCTCCTGATGATCTAAAGACTTGGCAAAATTCATCATTGGTTAATCATCTACTACTCTATTtctaaatactccctccgttcctaaatatattttttagagatttcaatatatttagtctatattgaaatctctaaaaaaggcttatatttagaaacggaggagTAGCTAAAACCAAGTATCTAATTATTTTACGTCAATGTTAAAAATTCATCACGGGTTAAAGCATGACAAATCAAAACTTTTTTTGGCAAGTTATGTTATCCAAGCGATGGCAATTTCGTTTAGCAAGCACGGGAAATTTTGGCAAAAAATTGAACATGGCaaaaatttgccatgaaaaatcATTTGATTTGGCATGCTTAAAAATCTGACATCCGATTTCTAGTGAAATCATTTTTCTAAGCATGCAAGCGCCACATCAGTACATATGCATATTAATCATAAGCTATTTTTTGTATGCAACCCACAACCTAATTTTTCTAAGCATGCAACCTTACAACATCAGCTATGCTGAAGATTGCAAGGGGAAATTTAGTGCTGCTACTTGTATCTTCTATGCTAATGCAGTCACAGTAGAAGCTATGGCTTTGGGGATCAATTGGCATTTGCAAGTTATTTGGGACTTCAGTCCATAGAAGCGGAAACAAACTCCTTGGAAGTTATAAATGTTTGCACTGGCAACAACCAATGGTGGAACACAGCGGCTGTTGTTTGTGCAGAAATTGTGGATTTACCTACAGGACTTGGGAAGACCATTGTAATAGATATGTCAATAATTTAACTCATGAGCTAGCTCGGTTTAGCTTTTATAATAAGTTATCTAACACTTGGGATGGAGATCCCCCTATTTCCTTATTGGTAAACTAATAGATGATGTAAACATTTTGATTAATGAATAAAGCTAGCCATGACGGTTTTTCCTAAAAATGTATTTTTTGTGTTAATTTAATCATATTCATGCCGCCTTAAGAGTCATGAATGTCACTCATAAGTTATATTTTCTATTTAATTTTTTATGTTATCGTGATATATGCGTCGGATTCTTGGACCACACATATGTAGTTTATGgttcacatttttgttagaagATGACATTTGTTTAACTGCAACCCAAAAAATCACCTTTATACATCATTTTGTCGTATGTTTCATATGTTTACCATTTTAAAACTACAAATAGATAACACTCTTGTATTTGTTTtgcatttttatttttttatcgCATACACAATTATTTAACAAGTTCCGCACACGAACGCGTGGGCATCGTCTAGTATATCTTGTTTCTAGCGATCAATTGTCTTCAAAACTTGGATTGCCGAGGGTGCTTGTAGGTGACACTTTTTTTACTGTTGCTTTAATGCAATACTCTTTGATTTGTTTCGATTTCCTGCTCTGGTCAAGTGGTGTACCACCTTCTCCATTTGAAAGTTTATAAAGTCATGTGAAAAGGACAGTATTCATCTTTGATTTGTTTTAAAGTACTAGCGTTTGATTAAAACAATGCAGgttagctagctatatatgttgtCAATATATTTAGCACTAAAGATCATTTCGTGGTACATTTTCAATATTTCTAATTACATGCTCCTTCCATTCTAAAATAGATGGGTATAAATCTCAACTCTTTTTTTAAGTAAGGTTCCATATTACAATTATCTTTCCACCACCCCTTCATCCAACCTTTCATATATATATGATAATTAATCACCTTAATTTACATACCCGAACCAATTCTACTTTAATTTACTTATCAAACTTCTCATCAAACTATAAGGTAAATCTCGGCCAGAATTTGATACACATTTATTTACACAACCACATTAATATGGGTAAGTAATCATAAGTTTTTTTTAACACAATACAGATGCACACGCTCGTACATATGCACATACTAGAATATTTTACATCCCGTTACAACGCGCATGCAGGCATTGTCGTAGTTCAACTAAAAAGTAAATGATTTTTAACTTTGATCAGGCATATATACAAAAAATATGAAGATAAATGATATCAAATCAACATCAATATATCCACCATTAGATATATTTTTATGATGCATATTTGTTCAATAGTTTAGGTGTTTGATATTTTTCTTCTATATATCTTATCAAACTTAGAAAATGTTGACTTTTTAATTCAGTTTATGCGCCACCTGTTTAAGGACGGAGAGAGTACTTGTTCTAAAACAATGGTCGAACTTGAATGATGGAAAATATTCATGGTAAAAAACCATGTCTATTTATAAAATGGGAAGGATACATGACATGGGTTTATCTCCTCCTCGTTTCTGCGAATTTACCATACTTAGCGTGTGATGAGATTGCTGTCAACGCATTACGGCGCTTCAGTGGCATCCAATGCTAGTCCTTTATTATTGGGCAGTACTCTGCGCCGGCGCACCGGCGCAAGTTTCGGCCGGTCCAACCCGAGCCGCTCGATCTGGACGCGCGGGAGCGTCAGATCTGTCCCGCATCCCCTTTCGTCATCCTCCGCAcagggaaaaaagaaaaaaatgcgagcgccgccgccgctcgcggGACCCCGCACGCTAGCCCCCGCTGCCCTCCTTTGGACCCTCATTGCTTCTGCTCGCCGCCGGTGCTCGCAGCCTAGCCACCGCTGGCGAAGCAAAACGCCACCCGCCTTCACCGCCACCGGCGAAGCAAAAAATGCCGGTTCCAGCAAAATCGAACGACGGTTGGAGCAATTTTTaggctggttccagcaaaaatcgaaacaaaaataaaaggggGTGGTAGCAAAAACTCCTGATGCTTCGAGCAAGGCTCTGGTAGTAGCAAAATGGCAACTCCTGTAGTAGCAAAAATCCGAGACGGTTGCAGCAAAAAGAAAGCCATCGCCGCCTGGTGGATGTAACAAAAATTATCTTCGGTTCCAGCAAAATCAAAAAATGATTGTAGCAAAAATTGTCTTCGTTTCCAGCAAAATCAAAGCATGGTTGTAGCAAAATTGACTGGAAAAAACAGGCTATGTCATGgagatggatgtagcaaaaaatcACAAAACAAACAATAGTAACAAAACCCAAAACGGTTGTAGCAAAGTGGTtcgctggttccagcaaaaaatcaCCATGGTAGCAGATTTGAGGTGAGTGGGTGGTAGCAAAAACATGGatcggttccagcaaaaaaagaATATGGTTCCAGCTAAAATTGCCCCTTCTTGTAACATCCCCAACCagtggttccagcaaaaaatccAGCCGAAGGTTGAAGCTTTACCAACAAAAATGGCCGCTGCCGGAGCTGGCATCTACAGCTGTCGCCCGTTGTAGCACTGGGCTGACCGTTTCCAGCCAAGCACGCAGTTGTGGATCTGCGGCTGTAGCCATCGCATCACGAGATTCAGGAGCGCGGGGGTGGGGTGTGGGGTGGGGGGGAAGGGAGGAGGGTAGGAGGGAGATGCATGGCGGAACAGCGCATGGGAGCATGGGAGCGGAGGTGATTTCTCCGGCGACTTGATTCGGCCGTTCGCTAGAGGTAGGAGATGAGAAACGGGGTGAATGAGTGGACGAGAAGCGTCTGCGCCGGATAAGGACGAGAGGAACGAGCGGTTgtgggccaggtgggctgggctaTCGTGGTCATCGTGGGCAACCAGGCACTGTTTTTGTTCAAGCGGAGTAATGCTAGTCGCACGCGACCGGCCGAGCGTTCGGCCGGTGCGCCGACGGAAAACATTTCCCTTTATTATTTGGAGAATCACAATCCAAACGTAAATTCTCATAACACATGCTCATACTCGCCCATATGAACGCACACTCTATACTTATGAGCACCTACGAAGGACCGAGTGGACTGGTTTTAAGATTGATGAAGTTGCTACCTggactttgtaatagacgaggaACACGCTACACCATTGAAATGATAGCACAGAAAAAACTGAAATAAACATCACATACTAGTCAAAGTGACACCTTTTCCTTTATGGATGTCATCCATGCCACATTTTTGGCTAGACTCGGAAAAGATTGTTCTACCACCGCTAGTCGCTTCGGATAGAGAAGAcacaaatcgagtcaatgtcgACAAGCAGACCAGCTAGTCATCTTCTTGCCGAACAAGCCCAGCAACGTTATTCAAATATCGCCACTCCAACTGCAGAGTGTCGACACGTCCTCGATCGAGACTTCAGCTAAAAAATCATATCAACATCGTAAAGCGCAAGAAGATAAGCAGTGGGATCACTATTTAGCAGACACGGGCCACGCAACGCCGCAAATCACAGCACCAGAGGAAAATCATGGCAGCCGCCGAGGAGCCCAGGGAGGTGAAGCTGTACGGCGCGTGGGGGAGCGCCCACGCCGCCATGGCCCGGAACGCGCTGGAGCTCAAGGGCGTGCGCTACGAGTACGCGGACGAGGACCTGGAGCGCAAGAGCGAGGCGCTGCTGCGCCTGGACCCCGTCCACGGCGGCAAGGTCCCCGTGCTCGTCGTCGACGGCCGCGCCCTCGCCGAGTCGCTCGTCATCCTCGAGTACGTCGACGAGGCGTGGCCCGGCCGTGCGTCGCGGCTGCTCCCGCCGCGGGACCGGCCCCGCGCGCGCGCCGCGGCCAGGTTCTGGGCGAGGTTCTTCCACGACGAGGTGTCGCCGCTCTCGCACCCTGTCTTGTTCGCGGCGGACGGGGAGGAGCGGGCGGGGCTGGTGAGGGAGATGAAAGGGCGGATGGCGGTGATGGAGGCGGGAATCCAGAGGGAGTTCCCGctcggcggcggaggcgcgggcggGAGCCCGGGCTGCTCGACGTCGTTCTGGGCTCGTGCGCCGCCGGGACCAGGGTGCTCTCCTCCGTGGCCGGAGAAGAGATCGTCGAGGCGGGCGCGCTTCCGCGCGTGCACGCCAGCCTGGTCGCCTTCGACGAGCTCGCCGCCGCGTTCGGGACGAGCGTGCCGCACGAGAGGAATGAGAGGCGCGCGACGCGCCCGCGTGAGCTCTTCATGCCGGCGTGACAACGACACGTATGCTACGTGAAAACCTGCTCTAAAACAAAAAATGGAGCGATGCTATTCCTAGGTACTCCTTCCTGTGACAGTGGAATCCATACTCCTTCcttccggaattacttgtctttATAAAATTACTAGTAAGCTCGCACTAAAATGTTGATAAAGTTAGTTTACATGTTACAAATTTAAAATAATTCTTGGAAAAAAATATAAATGAAATGGATACAAAATAGCATGTCACTCAAATTGTACTTTTAAAAGTGAGTCACCATTGTGAATCTGTCTGGCCACGATCACCAAGCTTTTTGAACAAACTGATTTTCAAGATGAATTTACACATGGTAAGCAGGTTAGTTGTGAGCACATGCAAGCAAAAAATTGAATTTATGCAACCCTTGCTCGATCCTACCAACGACTATTAAACTCTACAATTATGGTAGTAATACTTGATCAATTTCTCCTTTCTACAATTATGGTAGTATATTTTCTTTGTGGAACTGGAACGCCTTGCATTCCAAACTTAAGACAGACCGACACAATCAGCGGTCACTACATCCAGCGGGAGGTCTGGAGGCCATAAAACTTGGCTCGCAGAGGCACTCCGGCTACCAAGGTTCGGCAGTACATGACTTTGGCCTCTATGAAACCTAACTGGAGTAGATATCTGGCTTCACAGAATAGCAACCCCAATGGAGACCGGTCTGATGACGTAGAGGCTGATTGTTGCAGATCCAGGGAATTAGTTTCAGAAATCTCACGCCCCATAACTTGCATTTCAGCAAATTAGATTGCCTGCAGAAGGGCCGTAGCCACAGCTTGATCAGCGCCTGACTGAGCTGTTAGACGACCGGCAGCAGCACAAAGGATGTTTCCATCAGCGTC
This sequence is a window from Aegilops tauschii subsp. strangulata cultivar AL8/78 chromosome 7, Aet v6.0, whole genome shotgun sequence. Protein-coding genes within it:
- the LOC109754204 gene encoding probable galacturonosyltransferase 9, coding for MAGGRPFRPSAPRRAAFAALLTLLLLASLAFLLSSAPAAASSRSSASSPPSRLAAIRRHAADHAAVLAAYAAHARKLKEASAAQSLSFSALSSDLSALSSRLASRGPLPEDARRPLEKEARERIKHARLLAADSKEGFDTQSKIQKLSDTVFAVGEQLARSRRAGRMSSRIAAGSTPKSLHCLAMRLLEARLAKSSAFADDPDPSPAFEDPSLYHYAIFSDNVLAVSVVIASATRAAADPSRHVFHVVTAPMYLPAFRVWFARRPPPLGVHVQLIAYSDFPFLNASSSPVFRQIEAGKRDVTLVDYLRFYLPDMFPALQRVVLLEDDVVVQKDLAALWHVDLDGKVNGAVEMCFGGFRRYRKYLNFTQAIVRDRFSPSACAWEYGVNVFDLEAWRRDGCTDLFHQYMELNVDGALWDPTSVLPAGLMTFYGNTKPLDKSWHVMGLGYNPSISPEVIRGAAVIHFNGNMKPWLDVAFNQYKALWTKHVDTEMEFLTLCNFGL